In one window of Frigoriglobus tundricola DNA:
- a CDS encoding AbrB/MazE/SpoVT family DNA-binding domain-containing protein: MSDVYHTTIQDHGRVVIPAGIRHALGLARGDEVVLRVENDAVVISGVSDAVKRFQAVVRRHVSGDVSLADELIADRRKTALDE; encoded by the coding sequence ATGTCCGATGTCTACCACACCACGATCCAGGACCACGGCCGGGTCGTGATCCCGGCCGGCATCCGACATGCCTTGGGACTCGCCCGCGGGGACGAAGTGGTGCTCCGGGTGGAAAACGATGCAGTCGTCATTTCCGGCGTGTCGGACGCCGTCAAGCGGTTTCAGGCGGTCGTCCGCCGGCACGTCTCGGGTGACGTTTCCCTGGCCGACGAGTTGATCGCGGACCGTCGGAAAACGGCCCTTGATGAGTAG
- a CDS encoding type II toxin-antitoxin system VapC family toxin, translating into MSRVVLDASAVLAVAKAEPGAEHVTRGLRRGVMSTVNVAEVFAKLLYNGVPVADIALGLGSLVAEVVPFDREQAEAAAALHARTRALGLSLADTACLNLGARLGLPVVTTDRDWAKIEGVGPVEVIR; encoded by the coding sequence ATGAGTAGGGTCGTCCTCGATGCGTCGGCCGTCCTGGCCGTGGCGAAAGCCGAGCCGGGGGCGGAGCACGTGACCCGCGGGTTACGGCGTGGGGTCATGTCGACCGTGAACGTGGCCGAGGTGTTTGCCAAGCTCCTGTACAACGGCGTCCCGGTCGCCGACATCGCTCTCGGCCTGGGAAGTCTGGTGGCCGAGGTCGTGCCGTTCGATCGGGAGCAAGCCGAGGCCGCCGCGGCCTTACACGCCCGCACACGGGCGCTCGGTCTGTCCCTGGCGGACACGGCCTGTCTGAACCTCGGGGCTCGCCTCGGGTTGCCGGTGGTGACGACCGACCGGGACTGGGCGAAGATCGAGGGCGTGGGACCGGTGGAGGTGATTCGGTGA
- a CDS encoding recombinase family protein — MLIGYARVSDTSQVTDLQRDALTAAGVLAEHIHTDTASGKRADRPGLVACLKSLRPGDTLVVWKLDRLGRDLRHLVNTVHDLTAREVGLRVLAGQGAEIDTATAAGKMMFAVFAALAEFERALIVERTTAGLAAARARGRVGGRPYTMTAAKLRLALAAMGQPETRIDALCLELGVSRQTLYRHVSPDGSLRSDGHRLLARFATAGR, encoded by the coding sequence GTGCTGATCGGTTACGCGCGGGTGAGTGATACCAGTCAGGTGACCGACTTGCAACGCGACGCGCTGACGGCGGCGGGTGTGTTAGCCGAGCACATCCATACGGATACGGCCTCGGGCAAACGCGCCGACCGACCAGGTTTGGTGGCGTGTCTGAAGAGCCTTCGACCCGGGGATACGCTTGTCGTCTGGAAACTGGACCGGCTGGGCCGGGATCTCCGGCACCTGGTCAACACGGTTCACGACCTGACCGCCCGTGAAGTCGGGCTCAGGGTGCTAGCGGGGCAGGGGGCGGAGATTGACACGGCGACCGCCGCCGGCAAGATGATGTTCGCAGTATTCGCCGCCCTGGCCGAGTTTGAACGGGCGTTGATCGTCGAGCGGACGACGGCCGGGTTGGCGGCGGCTCGTGCCCGAGGTCGAGTGGGAGGCCGGCCCTACACCATGACGGCGGCCAAACTTCGGCTGGCTTTGGCTGCGATGGGACAACCGGAAACGCGGATCGACGCCCTGTGTCTCGAACTCGGCGTTTCCCGGCAGACGCTTTACCGGCATGTGAGCCCGGACGGCTCGCTCCGCTCGGACGGGCACCGGCTCCTGGCCCGCTTCGCGACCGCGGGGCGGTAA
- a CDS encoding WGR domain-containing protein has translation MDDRLVVVFEAHHPDRDHHRWYEMAVGRDLFDHWMMTIRYGRIGQPGQQRRYTAVDPDALRAIIRAHLLRRLSAPRRIGCAYRLASCMCATELDLSWLPEDVIERFERSPLSGPER, from the coding sequence ATGGACGACCGGCTCGTCGTCGTCTTCGAGGCCCACCACCCGGACCGGGATCACCACCGCTGGTACGAAATGGCCGTCGGCCGGGATCTGTTCGACCACTGGATGATGACGATTCGGTACGGGCGGATCGGCCAACCCGGTCAGCAGAGGCGGTACACGGCGGTCGACCCGGATGCCCTGCGGGCGATCATTCGCGCCCATCTTCTCCGCCGGCTCTCGGCCCCCCGGCGGATCGGGTGTGCGTACCGGCTCGCCTCGTGCATGTGCGCGACCGAACTGGACCTGTCGTGGTTACCCGAGGATGTGATCGAGCGGTTCGAGCGGTCTCCGCTCTCTGGACCTGAACGATGA
- a CDS encoding TIGR02996 domain-containing protein encodes MTISNDERDLVAQVVARPDEDGPRLDYAAWLDAHGQAPRAELIRVQCQAERLREREQELLARHAAEWGAPLRDLYVDDWQFRRGFPEGIRIDTARYLENHAALAAVTPVTRLQLSAPDDALLARFAALPVNRNLRTLEVRAEGNEVGPAGIRELTQSPHLTHLREFRLHSDGIGLEGVYHVARAPFVRKLTHLTLADTHLSGAEKPFLDMVQALDPAVIQEFRWADQVLGPRSAFFAVSRPGDSGPGR; translated from the coding sequence GTGACAATTTCAAACGACGAACGAGACCTGGTCGCCCAGGTCGTCGCCCGCCCGGACGAGGACGGCCCCCGACTGGACTACGCCGCTTGGCTCGATGCCCACGGCCAGGCGCCCCGGGCCGAGTTGATCCGCGTGCAGTGTCAAGCGGAGCGGCTGCGCGAGCGGGAGCAGGAATTGCTCGCCCGACACGCGGCTGAATGGGGCGCGCCGCTCCGCGACCTTTACGTGGACGACTGGCAGTTCCGGCGGGGGTTCCCCGAGGGCATTCGGATCGACACCGCCCGCTACCTCGAGAATCACGCCGCCCTCGCCGCGGTCACTCCGGTCACTCGGCTCCAACTCTCAGCCCCGGACGATGCCCTCCTCGCCCGGTTCGCCGCGCTCCCGGTCAATCGGAACCTGCGGACCCTGGAGGTCCGGGCGGAGGGGAATGAAGTCGGGCCAGCCGGTATCCGAGAACTCACGCAATCCCCCCATCTGACACACCTCCGCGAATTCCGTCTTCATTCCGACGGGATCGGGTTGGAGGGCGTGTACCATGTCGCCCGCGCCCCGTTCGTCCGCAAACTGACCCACCTGACGCTGGCCGACACACATCTGTCGGGCGCCGAGAAACCGTTCCTGGACATGGTCCAGGCGTTAGACCCGGCGGTGATCCAAGAGTTCCGCTGGGCCGACCAGGTCCTCGGCCCGCGGTCCGCCTTCTTCGCGGTCAGCCGCCCCGGCGACTCCGGGCCGGGGCGGTAA
- a CDS encoding RNA polymerase sigma factor, with protein MTPHDELKALLARLQQGDAEAAAVLCEKYRDIAVTVLARLAGTQAGRTVSISEVVQSGMVQVLTHLDELVEGVGNLPGYLRAMARNKLRDRLDKLRAGKRDISREEYGEAALDGLGSADPTASDAVGLDEEYEAVMRSLSDPERTLVEARIAGHDWETVAELSGQTSAEAARKQFERLIQRLREEHGSGDAA; from the coding sequence ATGACACCGCACGACGAGTTGAAGGCGCTGTTGGCCCGGTTGCAACAAGGAGATGCAGAGGCCGCGGCCGTACTGTGTGAGAAATACCGGGACATCGCGGTCACGGTCCTGGCCCGCCTGGCAGGTACGCAAGCGGGCCGCACCGTGTCGATTTCGGAAGTGGTGCAGTCCGGTATGGTTCAGGTGTTGACTCATCTGGACGAACTGGTTGAGGGGGTGGGCAACCTGCCGGGCTACCTGCGGGCGATGGCCCGGAACAAGCTCCGGGACCGGTTGGACAAGTTGCGGGCCGGTAAGCGGGATATCTCCCGGGAGGAGTACGGGGAGGCGGCGCTCGACGGCCTCGGCTCCGCCGACCCGACGGCGTCGGACGCGGTCGGACTCGACGAGGAGTACGAAGCGGTGATGCGGTCGCTGTCCGATCCGGAGCGGACGCTGGTCGAGGCGAGAATAGCCGGGCACGACTGGGAGACCGTGGCCGAATTGTCGGGTCAGACGTCCGCCGAGGCCGCCCGGAAGCAATTCGAGCGGCTGATTCAGCGGTTGCGCGAGGAGCACGGAAGCGGCGACGCGGCGTAA
- a CDS encoding protein kinase domain-containing protein: MSPSPMGPDDPVLGDFLRALKADPEGLLGELKDLAHAGLADARPTPAAVPPSAHPPSRPSIGPGSELGDYRLGELLGTGGMGEVYEAVNCRSNVPGNRFAIKILRPDVTISNASDRFRNEFLKLKELGRANNIVPLIDALSADDVVYMVMPLVGGSLAGHLARKNGAASPWDWSADVVRQIASALLAISRTLSGLVHRDLKPANVLLEDVPDSPTFPNAVHVLVCDFGLAIIPGAARSGLKTCLRLGTVPYFSPEYVRDASDLGPRSDLFSLGIIAYELVTGRHPFLAADNSTSAVMGRIIRGEYAPILKIQAGVPGPLVGLIERLLSQSPKDRPLPLRVVEELDTLLDRRVVAGLTARVPPSSPSVPHHLEPDPGEIFGRDGPVTDGPTVAAEAAAAADLTAATRSRLYWGLGGIGKSTFALKVAHHPTVAAAFRDRRYHIRLDGVRSAAAVEDRVADALGLTGSDRIRVLDALLQDGTSRLLVLDTLDTPTEHDRAGVDRLLTRWGRYPRLTFIHTARSPLWPTGDWVSRVEIPPLSAGAVGQVFLAVAGRFAADSRLDRVLKLADGVPLAARLLAYLVIESDSIESFLRQWDKASGEVFDPAPADRNASVHRTVAFSLNHTRLRNSAPAGRLLRLLADLPDGLFLADVAAGLPELDLDVAIPPLRSVGGLVRIGDDRLTILAPIRDELRRLLPRHDEDWRAAIVHLARRVRTASSSYRDTGDADALVWFRVMQQNVEIALADGLVRQLPESIDGVMGLARFGERLGIDYRQALSTAAEQATSRDRAICRGMIADVLEQQGQVDEALRIRREEELPVYERLGLVRSKAVTMGKIADVLEQQGQVDEALRIRREEELPVYERLGLVREKAVTMGQIADVLEQQGQVDEALRIRREEELPVYERLGLVRLKAVTMGRIADVLKRQGRVDEALRIYREDVLPVLTSIPDAYWVMRFKTQLAKGLVRPNRNENGNEARDLLMDALALSQQLRSPFATEIRSLLNEWFPG, translated from the coding sequence ATGTCACCCTCCCCGATGGGACCAGATGACCCCGTCCTGGGCGACTTCCTCCGGGCGCTCAAGGCCGACCCGGAGGGGTTGCTCGGCGAACTCAAAGATCTCGCCCACGCGGGACTCGCGGACGCACGCCCGACCCCGGCCGCGGTCCCTCCGTCCGCCCACCCTCCGAGCCGGCCGTCTATCGGGCCGGGCTCCGAACTCGGGGATTACCGACTGGGCGAGCTATTGGGGACGGGAGGAATGGGAGAGGTGTACGAGGCCGTCAACTGCCGGTCAAACGTCCCCGGGAACCGCTTCGCGATCAAGATCCTCCGCCCCGACGTGACGATTTCGAACGCGAGCGACCGCTTTCGGAATGAATTTCTCAAACTGAAGGAACTCGGTCGGGCGAACAATATCGTGCCACTGATCGACGCCCTCTCGGCCGACGACGTGGTCTACATGGTGATGCCGCTCGTCGGCGGGTCTCTGGCCGGGCACTTGGCTCGGAAGAACGGCGCGGCGTCCCCGTGGGACTGGTCGGCCGATGTTGTCCGGCAGATCGCATCCGCCCTGCTGGCGATCAGCCGAACACTCTCCGGTTTGGTCCATCGCGACCTGAAACCGGCGAACGTCCTCTTGGAGGACGTCCCTGACTCCCCCACCTTCCCGAACGCCGTGCATGTGCTGGTGTGCGATTTCGGCCTGGCGATCATCCCCGGAGCGGCTCGGTCGGGCCTGAAGACGTGCCTGCGACTAGGCACGGTCCCGTATTTCTCACCCGAGTACGTCCGGGACGCGAGCGACCTCGGCCCGCGGAGTGACCTCTTCTCGCTCGGGATCATCGCCTACGAGCTAGTCACCGGTCGCCACCCGTTCCTCGCCGCCGACAACTCCACCTCGGCCGTCATGGGGCGGATTATCCGCGGGGAGTACGCTCCGATTCTGAAGATCCAAGCGGGCGTGCCCGGCCCGCTCGTCGGTCTGATCGAGCGGCTATTGAGCCAGTCGCCGAAGGACCGGCCCCTCCCGTTGCGGGTCGTCGAAGAACTCGACACACTCCTGGACCGGCGGGTGGTTGCCGGACTCACGGCGAGAGTTCCGCCGTCGTCTCCGTCGGTCCCTCACCACCTCGAGCCCGACCCGGGTGAAATCTTCGGCCGCGACGGTCCCGTCACCGACGGCCCGACGGTCGCGGCCGAGGCCGCCGCCGCGGCCGATCTCACGGCCGCGACCCGATCCCGCCTCTACTGGGGGTTGGGCGGCATCGGGAAATCGACGTTCGCCCTGAAGGTCGCCCACCACCCGACCGTGGCCGCGGCCTTCCGCGACCGCCGCTACCACATCCGACTGGACGGCGTGCGCTCGGCGGCGGCGGTCGAGGATCGCGTGGCGGACGCTCTCGGCCTCACCGGGTCAGACCGCATCCGCGTCCTGGACGCGCTCCTCCAGGACGGCACATCGCGGCTTCTGGTGCTGGATACCCTCGACACGCCGACCGAGCACGATCGGGCCGGGGTGGACCGGTTGTTGACCCGCTGGGGTCGATACCCACGGCTGACCTTCATTCACACCGCCCGGTCACCGCTCTGGCCGACGGGCGACTGGGTCAGTCGCGTCGAAATTCCGCCCCTGTCGGCGGGGGCGGTCGGACAGGTGTTTCTGGCGGTCGCCGGCCGGTTCGCCGCGGATTCGCGGCTCGATCGCGTTCTGAAGCTGGCGGACGGAGTGCCACTCGCCGCCCGACTGCTGGCCTATCTCGTGATCGAGTCCGACTCGATCGAGAGTTTCCTGCGGCAGTGGGACAAGGCGAGCGGTGAAGTGTTCGACCCCGCCCCGGCGGACCGGAACGCAAGCGTCCACCGCACGGTGGCCTTTTCCCTGAATCACACCCGTCTGAGGAACTCCGCGCCCGCCGGGCGGCTGTTACGACTGCTTGCGGACCTACCCGACGGGTTGTTCCTGGCCGACGTGGCCGCGGGTCTCCCCGAATTGGATCTGGACGTCGCTATTCCCCCCCTCCGGAGCGTCGGCGGGCTGGTCCGAATCGGAGACGACCGCCTGACGATACTGGCCCCGATCCGGGACGAACTCCGACGGCTCCTACCGCGGCACGACGAGGACTGGCGGGCTGCGATTGTCCATCTGGCGCGGCGCGTGCGAACAGCGAGTTCCTCTTACCGCGACACGGGCGACGCCGACGCGCTGGTGTGGTTCAGGGTGATGCAGCAGAACGTGGAAATCGCCCTCGCGGACGGCTTGGTTCGCCAACTTCCGGAATCCATCGACGGAGTTATGGGACTGGCCCGCTTCGGTGAACGGTTGGGCATCGACTATCGTCAAGCATTATCGACCGCGGCCGAGCAGGCGACATCGCGTGACCGAGCCATTTGCCGGGGCATGATCGCCGACGTCCTCGAGCAGCAGGGTCAGGTGGACGAGGCCCTGCGCATCCGCCGGGAGGAGGAGCTGCCGGTGTACGAGCGGCTCGGGCTGGTGCGGTCGAAGGCGGTAACGATGGGGAAGATCGCCGACGTCCTCGAGCAGCAGGGTCAGGTGGACGAGGCCCTGCGCATCCGCCGGGAGGAGGAGCTGCCGGTGTACGAGCGGCTCGGGCTGGTGCGGGAGAAGGCGGTGACGATGGGACAGATCGCCGACGTCCTCGAGCAGCAGGGTCAGGTGGACGAGGCCCTGCGCATCCGCCGGGAGGAGGAGCTGCCGGTGTACGAGCGGCTCGGGCTGGTGCGGTTAAAGGCGGTGACGATGGGGAGGATCGCCGACGTCCTCAAGCGGCAGGGCCGGGTGGACGAGGCCCTGCGCATCTACCGAGAAGACGTTCTACCTGTCTTGACGAGTATTCCAGACGCGTATTGGGTGATGCGATTCAAAACGCAACTAGCAAAAGGACTCGTCCGCCCCAACCGGAATGAAAACGGGAATGAAGCACGCGACCTCCTGATGGACGCCCTCGCTCTGTCCCAGCAGCTCCGCTCCCCGTTCGCGACAGAGATCCGATCGCTGCTCAACGAATGGTTTCCAGGCTAA
- a CDS encoding ParB/RepB/Spo0J family partition protein, with protein sequence MKITSIPLINLVPDPTQPRSAMPAAELDTLAASIRDRGLLNPIRVKPADENKHHTIVSGHRRHAALVRLGAETAACVITATSSDEVDILAEQLAENIHRENLSPIEEAAAYCRYLALKDITAAQAAAELNVPPTRISRALPLLDLPQGLRDAVHAGHVPKETAYHLSRLPEGNDRDQLFARALSGTLSRDKAARAAKAATARRPSAETSVRRVNCQLAAGRSVTVSGAAIDLDALIDTLEEVLREARKARTQNWNVSTLAKVFKDRSAVGGTV encoded by the coding sequence ATGAAAATCACCTCCATCCCGCTCATTAATCTCGTTCCGGACCCGACTCAGCCCCGCTCGGCCATGCCGGCCGCGGAACTGGACACGCTCGCGGCGAGCATCCGCGACCGGGGTTTGCTGAACCCGATCCGAGTCAAGCCGGCAGACGAAAACAAGCACCACACGATCGTCAGCGGCCACCGCCGCCACGCCGCACTGGTCCGACTCGGGGCGGAAACGGCCGCGTGCGTCATCACCGCCACGTCATCCGACGAAGTCGACATCCTGGCCGAGCAACTGGCCGAAAATATTCACCGAGAAAACCTGTCCCCGATCGAAGAGGCCGCCGCGTACTGCCGCTACCTCGCCTTGAAGGACATTACGGCCGCTCAGGCCGCCGCGGAATTGAACGTCCCCCCGACCCGCATCAGCCGGGCGTTGCCGCTGCTCGATCTGCCGCAGGGGTTGCGGGACGCGGTCCATGCCGGTCACGTCCCCAAGGAGACCGCCTACCACCTCTCCCGCCTGCCCGAGGGCAACGACCGCGATCAACTCTTCGCCCGTGCCCTGTCCGGCACTCTGTCACGAGACAAGGCCGCTCGGGCCGCTAAAGCCGCGACCGCTCGCCGCCCGTCCGCCGAGACGTCCGTCCGCCGGGTGAACTGTCAACTGGCTGCGGGCCGCTCTGTCACCGTCTCGGGGGCCGCGATCGACCTGGACGCCCTAATCGACACCCTGGAAGAGGTGCTCAGGGAAGCTCGAAAGGCTCGCACACAGAACTGGAACGTCTCGACTCTCGCCAAGGTCTTCAAAGACCGCTCTGCTGTGGGAGGGACGGTATGA
- a CDS encoding type IV secretory system conjugative DNA transfer family protein has product MPLLRWTAEESFTLEDACKGLQIWGMTGSGKSSASGHLVALSYLRSGFGGLVLCAKPDEAETWRKYCQQTGRADQLVVFSPSSPWRFNFLDYELSRPGAGAGLTENILRLFMTVAEIAGRGTGGGEGREDEGYWKRSLQQLLRNTIDLLVIATGRVSVPDLYRLVVSAPTSFDQTGSETWQTRSFCWQCLQHGDTASKRGYQAHDFQLVADYFLLEYPGLSEKTRSVIVSTFTSMIDVLNRGVLRELFCTTTNVTPEDCLDGKIVVIDLPVKEFAEVGQFAAVLWKYLFQRAVERRDVRGDPRPVFLFVDESQLFTTAFDALFQTTARSARCCTVFLTQNLNNYLTAYKGPSGPAEAKSLLGNLTTHVVHALADSDTAQFVAELIGRRRQLFMNGSASHESPHPIDDLFGRRSGQQSGGFSESFEYDLQPSELFRMKTGGIANNFQVQGLVWRGGRPFPSTCRSYLWTIFDQRRT; this is encoded by the coding sequence ATGCCCCTGCTGCGATGGACGGCCGAGGAGTCGTTCACCCTCGAAGACGCGTGCAAAGGGCTGCAAATCTGGGGGATGACCGGATCGGGCAAATCGTCCGCATCGGGCCACCTGGTTGCCCTCAGCTACCTCCGCAGCGGGTTCGGCGGGTTGGTCCTCTGCGCCAAGCCGGACGAGGCAGAAACGTGGCGAAAATACTGCCAACAGACGGGAAGGGCCGACCAACTGGTCGTCTTCTCACCCTCGTCGCCGTGGCGGTTCAACTTCCTTGATTACGAGCTGAGCCGTCCCGGGGCGGGGGCCGGCTTGACCGAGAACATCCTGCGGCTGTTCATGACCGTTGCCGAGATTGCGGGCCGCGGAACCGGCGGGGGCGAAGGTCGGGAGGACGAGGGCTACTGGAAGCGGAGCCTCCAGCAACTACTGCGGAACACCATCGACCTGCTGGTCATTGCGACCGGGCGGGTGTCGGTCCCCGATCTGTACCGGCTCGTCGTGTCCGCACCGACGTCCTTCGATCAGACCGGCAGCGAAACCTGGCAGACGCGATCCTTCTGCTGGCAGTGTTTGCAACACGGCGATACCGCGTCGAAACGGGGGTATCAGGCCCACGACTTCCAACTCGTGGCCGATTACTTCCTGCTCGAGTACCCGGGCCTGTCGGAGAAGACCCGGTCGGTGATCGTCTCGACCTTCACCTCGATGATCGACGTCCTCAACCGGGGCGTCCTCCGGGAGCTGTTCTGCACCACCACGAATGTCACCCCGGAGGACTGTCTCGACGGCAAGATCGTCGTCATCGACCTGCCGGTGAAGGAGTTCGCCGAAGTGGGTCAGTTCGCCGCCGTCCTGTGGAAGTACCTGTTCCAGCGAGCGGTCGAGCGGCGGGACGTCCGAGGCGACCCGCGACCCGTCTTCCTGTTCGTCGACGAGTCGCAACTTTTCACGACCGCGTTCGATGCCCTATTCCAAACGACCGCCCGCTCGGCCCGGTGCTGCACGGTGTTCCTAACCCAGAACCTCAACAACTACCTCACGGCCTATAAGGGGCCGTCCGGGCCGGCTGAGGCCAAGAGCCTGCTCGGTAACCTGACCACGCACGTCGTCCACGCCCTGGCCGACAGTGACACCGCGCAGTTCGTCGCCGAGTTGATCGGCCGCCGGCGTCAACTGTTTATGAACGGGAGTGCATCACACGAGTCGCCCCACCCGATCGACGACCTGTTCGGCCGCCGCTCCGGGCAGCAGTCGGGCGGGTTCTCGGAATCCTTCGAGTACGACCTGCAACCGTCAGAACTCTTTCGCATGAAGACCGGCGGGATAGCCAACAACTTCCAGGTCCAGGGGCTCGTGTGGCGCGGGGGCCGCCCGTTCCCATCGACCTGTCGGTCGTACCTCTGGACCATCTTTGACCAAAGGAGGACGTAG